The Methanoculleus horonobensis genomic interval CAGGTCGCGGAGATGCTGTCGAGCCCGAAGGGCTACCCCCGCGGCAAGCGGGCGGTCGTGATCACGAACGCCGGTGGATTCGCCGTACTCTCCTCCGACTACGCCGAGCGCTACGGCATCGACCTGATCACCCTCCCGCCGAAGGTCTTGAAGGAACTCAACGACTCCCTGCCCGATTTCTGGAACAAGAACAATCCGATCGACCTCCTCGGGGACGCCAACGAGAAGAGGTTCGAGCAGACGTTCAACACGCTTGTCAAGCACCAGGACTGCTGGGACATCGCCTTCGTGGTCGGGTTCCCGAACCTCGTCATCGGCTCAGAGCAGCTCGCAAACCAGATCATCCGGTTCTCCGAGAAGACCGAGAACATGATCGTCGGGACGCTGCTCGGCGGCGAGTCCATGGACCGGGGCCGCAAGGTCCTCAGGGAGAATGGGATCCCGCTCTTCGATGAACTCGACTTCACCTTCCGGGTGATGGGAAGAATCCTCTGGCAGAGATTCCGGTAACACCATCTATTCTTTTTCGTCCGTTCCGGAATACAGGAACGCCCGGTCGATACCGCCGCCCGCCACCCGCTTCCCGTCCCTTCGCCAGACCACCAGAAACGATGAGAGAACGGCAAGCGTGTAGCAGGCCCAGAAGAGCGGGATCGCCATGCCCGAGTCCGGGCCCAGAGAGACCGCCCGCACGATGCCCACGGCCATCGATACCAGGACGGCCGCGATCACGAGGAGAACCGGCCCTATCCTGACACGGGAACGGGAGGCGGGCTCCGGCACCACTTTCGGCGTCACGACGAACGGGAGCTGCTTTCCCGAGACGGCATACCAGATCGCCCGGGCATAGACGAAGGCGAGGGTGTTGAAGATCGCCTGCGAGAACGCGAGGTCGTGAAGGGAGTACTGCCGCTCGCGGATGCTGACGATGACCTGGATCGCGATCACCACGACGAGCACCACGGCAAACGTCGGGGGAACCCAGACGGGGAGGATGGGAATACCGAAGATCAGCGTGGCGACCGGGAGGAGGAAGAGCACCACGTTCACCGCACCAAGCAGGTAGATCGAGACCGTAACGAGGAATTCAACCCAGTGCACCGCGGTCATGCTCCGGGGCTGTGCCACGAGCTGCCGGAGAATCGTCCCGAGAAGCTGGGTGTTCCCGTAGGCCCAGCGGAGCTGTTGCGTGAAGTATGCGGCGAGGTTCGGTGGTGCAACGCCCTCCGCGTACACGGTATCGAGAAAGACTCCCCGGCAGCCCCGGAGGTGGAAGGTAAACGAAGTCGCGATGTCTTCGGCGATGCAGGCCTCGTCCATTCCGCCGACGGCGGCGAGATGGGTCACCCGGAAGACGCAGTTCGAGCCCGTCAGCATGGCGGTATCGTTGACCGAGAGCCCCCTGCAGACGTGCTTGTTGTAGATGTGCTGCTGATAGGAGAACGTGACGCTTATCGGGTCGTGGGGTTCCGTTCGGAAGAACTGCGGGGTCTGGATGAAGGATATAGCCGGGTCGGCCTCGAAGATAGGGATGAGGTCGGCAAGGATCTCCGGCTTCACCCTCTGGTCGGCGTCGATGACCAGGAGGTACGGTGTATCGGCGTCGAGATGCAAGAGGGCGTGATTTATCGCTCCCGCCTTGAACCCGCGCCTGTGCTCGCGGTGGATATATCGGAGACCGTACCGACGGCACATATCCTGTATCGACGCGCGTTTCCGCGCATCTGTGGAGTCGTCG includes:
- a CDS encoding glycosyltransferase family 2 protein; this encodes MKTAARISLFTATLMVLLAAVFLRDLHLILTGAGWSLFARVLSLFLVAVTAFGVIQFVSYADHLLRSIYAYRPTALREPGAPTPPVAVFIPVYNEEPDVVESCVRACTAIAYPDYRIFLLDDSTDARKRASIQDMCRRYGLRYIHREHRRGFKAGAINHALLHLDADTPYLLVIDADQRVKPEILADLIPIFEADPAISFIQTPQFFRTEPHDPISVTFSYQQHIYNKHVCRGLSVNDTAMLTGSNCVFRVTHLAAVGGMDEACIAEDIATSFTFHLRGCRGVFLDTVYAEGVAPPNLAAYFTQQLRWAYGNTQLLGTILRQLVAQPRSMTAVHWVEFLVTVSIYLLGAVNVVLFLLPVATLIFGIPILPVWVPPTFAVVLVVVIAIQVIVSIRERQYSLHDLAFSQAIFNTLAFVYARAIWYAVSGKQLPFVVTPKVVPEPASRSRVRIGPVLLVIAAVLVSMAVGIVRAVSLGPDSGMAIPLFWACYTLAVLSSFLVVWRRDGKRVAGGGIDRAFLYSGTDEKE